A window of Coturnix japonica isolate 7356 chromosome 2, Coturnix japonica 2.1, whole genome shotgun sequence contains these coding sequences:
- the C1QL3 gene encoding complement C1q-like protein 3, whose protein sequence is MVLLLVVLIPVLVSSAGTSAHYEMLGTCRMVCDPYGGTKAPSTAATPDRGLMQSLPTFIQGPKGDAGRPGKAGPRGPPGEPGPPGPVGPPGEKGEPGRQGLPGPPGAPGLNAAGAISAATYSTVPKIAFYAGLKRQHEGYEVLKFDDVVTNLGNHYDPTTGKFTCSIPGIYFFTYHVLMRGGDGTSMWADLCKNNQVRASAIAQDADQNYDYASNSVVLHLEPGDEVYIKLDGGKAHGGNNNKYSTFSGFIIYAD, encoded by the exons atggtgctgctgctcGTCGTCCTCATCCCGGTGCTGGTGAGCTCGGCCGGCACCTCGGCGCACTACGAGATGCTGGGCACCTGCCGCATGGTCTGCGACCCCTACGGAGGCACCAAGGCGCCCAGCACGGCGGCCACGCCCGACCGCGGCCTCATGCAGTCCCTGCCCACCTTCATCCAGGGGCCCAAGGGGGACGCCGGCCGGCCGGGCAAAGCGGGGCCCCGCGGGCCGCCGGGGGAGCCGGGGCCGCCCGGGCCGGTGGGACCGCCGGGCGAGAAGGGCGAGCCGGGACGGCAAGGGCTGCCGGGGCCGCCCGGGGCGCCGGGGCTGAACGCGGCGGGGGCCATCAGCGCCGCCACCTACAGCACGGTGCCCAAGATCGCCTTCTACGCCGGCCTGAAGCGGCAGCACGAGGGCTACGAGGTGCTCAAGTTCGACGACGTGGTCACCAACCTGGGCAACCACTACGACCCCACCACCGGCAAGTTCACCTGCTCCATCCCCGGCATCTACTTCTTCACCTACCATGTGCTCATGCGGGGCGGCGACGGCACCAGCATGTGGGCCGACCTCTGCAAGAACAACCAG GTTCGAGCTAGCGCCATTGCTCAGGATGCCGACCAGAATTACGACTATGCCAGTAACAGCGTGGTTCTTCACCTGGAGCCGGGAGATGAAGTTTACATTAAATTAGATGGAGGAAAAGCACATggaggaaacaacaacaaatacagcacattttctggatttattatttatgcCGACTGA